Proteins from a genomic interval of Maylandia zebra isolate NMK-2024a linkage group LG15, Mzebra_GT3a, whole genome shotgun sequence:
- the clu gene encoding clusterin, whose product MLMMMMMMMKRKGSKESLTLVALLVASASCILPPTKEDLNQISIQGEKYLDRQIENAINGVKEMKSVMQKSSEEHKRFLDDLEKTEQKKEEAMRTAQEMEAKLEKEDEVCNETMKALWEECKPCLKNTCVKYYSRTCSSGSGLVGRQLEEVLNRTSPFSIWINGEKIDILEQEGQRQNREFKNLEEKYTEMADGVDNIFTDSMKVADYVHYSPPVIYLPNFLSPYARRGRSIRSLFHDPFHGFQNLFSPMMGMSRNFFSSMGSMMDMDSDTVPNEDGNVNEDVIITKPYGNGRMTCREIRRNSAGCFKFRDECQKCKEIQHIDCSGKKPLEGPLKEELEEALALAERFTQQYNSLLKRFEEQMLNTSSILDLFNSQFGWVSSLANNTSDGIFSVQAVMCKDSEKKVDGEEEPGETKVSVKLFDSPSMNFTVPSEIPWNDPKFSEVVAQEALDRYKETSVVVK is encoded by the exons AtgctaatgatgatgatgatgatgatgaagaggaaaGGCTCGAAAGAGTCTTTGACCTTGGTGGCTCTtctggtggcctcagccagctgTATCCTTCCTCCGACAAAAGAAGATCTTAACC AGATTTCCATTCAGGGAGAAAAGTATCTGGACAGACAAATTGAAAATGCCATCAATGGAGTGAAGGAAATGAAGAGTGTGATGCAGAAATCTTCAGAGGAGCACAAGAGGTTTTTGGATGATCTGGAGAAAACCGAGCAGAAGAAAGAG GAAGCGATGCGTACAGCTCAGGAGATGGAGGCCAAGCTGGAGAAGGAGGACGAGGTTTGTAACGAGACCATGAAGGCTCTGTGGGAGGAGTGCAAGCCTTGTCTGAAGAACACCTGTGTGAAATACTACTCCCGAACCTGCAGCAGCGGATCTGGACTGGTGGGACGTCAG CTGGAGGAGGTTCTGAATAGAACATCTCCTTTCTCCATCTGGATCAATGGAGAGAAGATCGACATCCTGGAGCAAGAAGGACAACGGCAGAACAGAGAGTTCAAGAACCTGGAGGAAAAATACACAGAGATGGCCGACGGCGTGGACAACATATTCACAGATAGCATGAAG GTGGCCGATTATGTGCACTACAGCCCTCCTGTGATCTATTTGCCTAACTTCCTGTCGCCGTACGCTCGCCGCGGCAGAAGCATCCGCTCTCTGTTCCACGATCCTTTCCACGGCTTCCAGAACTTGTTCTCCCCTATGATGGGAATGAGCCGGAACTTCTTCAGTTCCATGGGCTCCATGATGGACATGGACAGTGACACTGTTCCCAATGAGG ATGGTAACGTAAATGAGGACGTGATCATCACCAAACCTTACGGTAACGGCaggatgacctgcagagagatCCGTCGCAACTCAGCCGGCTGCTTCAAGTTCCGCGACGAGTGTCAGAAGTGCAAAGAAATCCAGCACATTG ACTGCTctgggaagaaacctctggaGGGCCCCCTgaaggaggagctggaggaggctCTGGCCTTGGCCGAGCGTTTCACCCAGCAGTACAACTCCCTCCTGAAGAGGTTCGAAGAGCAGATGCTCAACACCTCCTCCATCTTGGATTTGTTCAACAGTCAGTTTGGCTGGGTGTCTTCTCTCGCGAACAACACCAGCGACGGCATCTTCAGTGTTCAGGCG GTGATGTGCAAGGACTCCGAGAAGAAGGTTGATGGGGAGGAGGAGCCTGGAGAAACCAAAGTGAGCGTGAAGCTCTTCGACTCACCATCCATGAACTTCACCGTGCCGAGCGAAATCCCCTGGAACGACCCCAAGTTCTCTGAGGTGGTAGCTCAGGAAGCTCTGGATCGCTACAAGGAAACCAGTGT TGTCGTCAAATAA